From the Malaclemys terrapin pileata isolate rMalTer1 chromosome 13, rMalTer1.hap1, whole genome shotgun sequence genome, one window contains:
- the LOC128848327 gene encoding zinc finger protein 2-like isoform X2, with amino-acid sequence MAVVDPAQMPVTFEEVAAYFTERQGALLDPGQGVLYKDVMQENYETVTSLGGLPIPKPDPIAQLEAGEEPWVPDLQVSEEKKIPRGTHPAGDETMSENEEGDLQQEGLEQMELQGTFLRKAGEKFSQCLEQRKAWSNWHRSERNQGKCQRKKMEESIECGRGGKDPKESAAQQTNQKEKKPYTCLDCGKSFSQRSILIRYGRIHTENCENASAVGKVCQNSHLIRHQTIHIRENLHKYLNGGKGFNPRPNLPKHQNSQGTESISASTVEKVSFEYQTLLHIRRSTQERAHKYLDCGKIFNNCRERFSLSSHIVPS; translated from the exons ATGGCTGTGGTGGATCCAGCTCAG ATGccagtgaccttcgaggaggtggctgcgTATTTCACCGagaggcagggggctctgctggaccccggtCAGGGGGTCCTCTACAaggatgtcatgcaggagaattaCGAGACTGTGACCTCACTGG GAGGACtccccattcccaaacctgacccGATCGCCCAGCTGGAAGCAGGGGAAGAGCCATGGGTCCCGGATCTCCAGGTCTCTGAGGAAAAGAAGATCCCAAGAGGCACCCACCCAG CAGGTGATGAGACAATGAGTGAGAACGAGGAGGGAGATCTACAGCAGGAAGGACTTGAGCAAATGGAACTCCAGGGGACCTTCTTGAGAAAAGCTGGAGAGAAGTTCTCCCAGTGCTTGGAACAGAGAAAAGCCTGGAGTAATTGGCACAGGTCAGAAAGGAATCAGGGAAAATGccaaaggaagaaaatggagGAATCCATTGAATGTGGGAGAGGAGGCAAGGATCCCAAGGAATCCGCAGCCCAGCAGACAAATCAGAAGGAGAAGAAACCATATacatgcttggactgtgggaaaagcttcagtcagcgCTCAATCCTTATAAGAtatgggagaatccacacagaAAACTGTGAAAATGCCTCCGCTGTAGGAAAAGTTTGTCAGAACTCgcaccttattagacatcagacaATCCACATAAGAGAGAATCTGCATAAATACTTGAATGGTGGGAAAGGCTTCAATCCCAGGCCAAATCTTCCTAAACATCAGAATTCACAAGGGACAGAATCTATAAGTGCCTcaactgtggaaaaagtttcatttgaATATCAAACCTTGCTTCACATTAGACGATCCACACAAGAGAGAGCCCATAAATATTTGGATTGTGGGAAAATCTTCAATAATTGCAGGGAAAGATTCAGTCTAAGCTCACACATTGTTCCCTCATGA
- the LOC128848327 gene encoding zinc finger protein 2-like isoform X1 has translation MAVVDPAQMPVTFEEVAAYFTERQGALLDPGQGVLYKDVMQENYETVTSLGGLPIPKPDPIAQLEAGEEPWVPDLQVSEEKKIPRGTHPGNDSCWDSLPSSAGDETMSENEEGDLQQEGLEQMELQGTFLRKAGEKFSQCLEQRKAWSNWHRSERNQGKCQRKKMEESIECGRGGKDPKESAAQQTNQKEKKPYTCLDCGKSFSQRSILIRYGRIHTENCENASAVGKVCQNSHLIRHQTIHIRENLHKYLNGGKGFNPRPNLPKHQNSQGTESISASTVEKVSFEYQTLLHIRRSTQERAHKYLDCGKIFNNCRERFSLSSHIVPS, from the exons ATGGCTGTGGTGGATCCAGCTCAG ATGccagtgaccttcgaggaggtggctgcgTATTTCACCGagaggcagggggctctgctggaccccggtCAGGGGGTCCTCTACAaggatgtcatgcaggagaattaCGAGACTGTGACCTCACTGG GAGGACtccccattcccaaacctgacccGATCGCCCAGCTGGAAGCAGGGGAAGAGCCATGGGTCCCGGATCTCCAGGTCTCTGAGGAAAAGAAGATCCCAAGAGGCACCCACCCAG GCAATGACTCCTGCTGGGACTCTCTCCCTTCCTCAGCAGGTGATGAGACAATGAGTGAGAACGAGGAGGGAGATCTACAGCAGGAAGGACTTGAGCAAATGGAACTCCAGGGGACCTTCTTGAGAAAAGCTGGAGAGAAGTTCTCCCAGTGCTTGGAACAGAGAAAAGCCTGGAGTAATTGGCACAGGTCAGAAAGGAATCAGGGAAAATGccaaaggaagaaaatggagGAATCCATTGAATGTGGGAGAGGAGGCAAGGATCCCAAGGAATCCGCAGCCCAGCAGACAAATCAGAAGGAGAAGAAACCATATacatgcttggactgtgggaaaagcttcagtcagcgCTCAATCCTTATAAGAtatgggagaatccacacagaAAACTGTGAAAATGCCTCCGCTGTAGGAAAAGTTTGTCAGAACTCgcaccttattagacatcagacaATCCACATAAGAGAGAATCTGCATAAATACTTGAATGGTGGGAAAGGCTTCAATCCCAGGCCAAATCTTCCTAAACATCAGAATTCACAAGGGACAGAATCTATAAGTGCCTcaactgtggaaaaagtttcatttgaATATCAAACCTTGCTTCACATTAGACGATCCACACAAGAGAGAGCCCATAAATATTTGGATTGTGGGAAAATCTTCAATAATTGCAGGGAAAGATTCAGTCTAAGCTCACACATTGTTCCCTCATGA
- the LOC128848327 gene encoding zinc finger protein 2-like isoform X3: protein MAVVDPAQMPVTFEEVAAYFTERQGALLDPGQGVLYKDVMQENYETVTSLGGLPIPKPDPIAQLEAGEEPWVPDLQVSEEKKIPRGTHPAQAMTPAGTLSLPQQVMRQ from the exons ATGGCTGTGGTGGATCCAGCTCAG ATGccagtgaccttcgaggaggtggctgcgTATTTCACCGagaggcagggggctctgctggaccccggtCAGGGGGTCCTCTACAaggatgtcatgcaggagaattaCGAGACTGTGACCTCACTGG GAGGACtccccattcccaaacctgacccGATCGCCCAGCTGGAAGCAGGGGAAGAGCCATGGGTCCCGGATCTCCAGGTCTCTGAGGAAAAGAAGATCCCAAGAGGCACCCACCCAG CTCAGGCAATGACTCCTGCTGGGACTCTCTCCCTTCCTCAGCAGGTGATGAGACAATGA